TTCATAGATACTCATGTGCAAGCAATTCAGATTCTCCATTTCTTTTCAAGCATCATGAGAATAAGTTTGTCTAAAATCAAGGAAAGGGATTGGTTTACTGAGTCAAATTATCCATCTGGTGTTGGGCTCTGTTCACCGTTTTTTGTAAGCTGAGTAGTCATACTCATACTAGCTCTTCTTGAATCAGCATATTTATTACCGAAAGGTGCATGGAAAATAGTCTCCATTGGTTTCTCAAATAGCAGTCGATGAATGAATTTGGACCCTTTTTGTCAGAAGGGCGAGAGACCTAATGGACTTGGCATTTTCTCCTTCCATGATGCCTTGTGGTTTTATTTGTCTGACAGTTTAATTTTGGTAGCAGTTCAACAGCTTCATACTGAACAGCATCCCAGTCATTGTAACCGTTGTGTCATTTGGGACATTCACTTTGCTTGGTGGGGATTTGACACCAGCGAGAGCATTTACATCACTTTCTCTTTTTGCGGTGCTAAGGTTTCCTTTGAACATGCTCCCTAACTTGATGTCTCAGGTTCTCACTTCATCCTAACCTCAGCTCTATATCTCTGTCATTCAAATAGAATAGTCTACTGATCTACCCCATTGTCAACATCAACGTGGGTGGTTATTTTGTGGTTAGTGGATCtagcattttctttttgcttctaaTTGTGTACATTGGATATGTTGTTCATGATAGCATCACTCAGTTTAAGTATCAATTCATCTTGCTttgatgatgaagaaaatgattGACAATATCAAACtgctagaaaaatcaaatagaatATCAAAAGTGAACTGCagtatatatttgataaaaaaaaaaaaaaaaactgcagtATATTATCTCACTGATAAatttgattctttgatttgGACAAGACGGCGTGCGAAAAGGGGAGGATCAGTTCTCACATACTACATTAATGTTGATATTAAACTGATTATCTAGTTGTTGAACTAGCATAAACAGTTGAAATTTAATTAGATGTCGGTTAGACCTGtaatatcaatttgataagtgaAATGGAACGCTAAACCATATTGTGATGACTAAATCTGTAACAGTTTATCTCTTCATTAGCCTCCTTTTACAACATTTGGAAAGTGGCAGTCAGAGTTTTTCTTTTGTGCTTATTACAGCCTTTTGCCTTTGCTTTCTCAAAGATGATGCGTGTTCTCTATCTTAGATCCAGCAATTTTATTTTAACAGTTCTTGCAAACATTTGTTTGTCATTGTTTAGTTTCCAATCTTACTTTTGTATCCCAGGTTGTTACTGCAAATGTTTCCCTGCAACGTATGGAGGAACTATTTTTAACAGAAGAGAGAATTTTAGTTCCTAATCCACCGATTGAGCCAGGACAGCCAGTTATTTCAATCAAGGATGGGAACTTTTCATGGGACTCAAAGGTCAAATTACATCTTCCTCATTTTATCTGGCAAAATTCCTTATCGTTTCTCTTTTCAATGTGAATAAACTGTTGACTATACTATAAATTGTTTAGGCTTTAGGGGTTGTAACACCATCGACAATGCATCAAGTACAATAGTAATCACTACCATGATTTGAAGGACGAGGGCATattacaaattttttattgaatccCAAAGTTAGTAGATGccataataaaaatttaaagcacTTGTTCATCGGACAACTTAAGCCCTTACATAAGTGAGTAATGCTCTCACAACTTCTATAAAGGTGACTGATTGTGCGAGGAAACTTGCTCTAAGTGTAATCATTTATGGCGAACGATTCAAGCTAATGTAGATATTCGATGATTCAGCATAGCTGAATGGTCATTTATGGTGGTTTCCAGTCTTTTTATTGCAATATTTTATTTCAAGTGGAGGCTAAATTATCAGCTAACTTCAGGCAGAAAAACCCACGTTGTCAAACATCAATCTAGACATACCATTCGGTAGCTTAGTGGCTATTGTTGGTGGTACTGGAGAAGGAAAGACATCCCTCATATCCGCAATGCTTGGGGAACTCCCTCCTGTCTCCAATGCTTCTGTTACTATACGCGGAACCGTTGCTTATGTTCCTCAAGTGTCCTGGATTTTCAATGCTACTGTAAGTTGCACAgtgctgtttttgtttttctgtcgATGTTGAGCGCCTTATCATCTTTTCTTGTGTCCTAATCGCAAGTGTATGATTTCAGGTGCGTGACAACATATTATTTGGGTCTGAATTTGAACAGGAAAGATATTGGAAGGCAGTCAGCGTTACCGAATTGGAGCATGATCTCGATGTGCTTCCAGTTAAGTGGGACTCAGTGCTTTGCAAGATTCTCTTATTCACACGGATGCGATCCATTAATTATCTATCTCAATACTTCAGGGTCGCGATCTTACAGAGATTGGTGAAAGAGGGGTGAATATAAGCGGAGGGCAAAAGCAAAGGGTTTCTATGGCCAGGGCTGTTTACTCGAATTCAGATGTTTACATATTTGATGACCCTTTAAGTGCTCTGGATGCTCATGTTGGTCGACAGGTATGATATTCATGACACAGAATATTAGTCACAAGTTACCCCAGGTGTAGCAATTGATGTTGTAAGGCTCAACATTACATTTATACTTGAAAAGTGTtaagagtaattaaatattaaatcaagataacaacttaagcttttaaaatagttgACAGAGCAGGAGGTCCAGTGTTCAAATCTCACAAAAACCTTTCTATGCGAAGCATGCTCAAATGCTTCAATTGAACAAGGATAAGAATTTTGATCCTACAGTCCTGTCCTCAAGATAACTCGCTGCAATCAATCTTGGGATGATTGAAGCAACATCTAATTGCAAACTCATAGTCATTTTCTGACTTCGGACTTAACTAAAATTTGGGTATATCTACTATTGCCTTTGTTTCACTTTTTATAGCATGGCGTATCTGAATGTTTGGCTCCactattctcaacgtctcaagcgACCTTTAGTTTCATTCCTATAGATCTTACATTCAGTAGGATCTCTTTTCCGAATTTTCAGAAATGAGCTTATACTAACCCGCAGTCACATACAGGTGTTCAATAGCTGTATCAAGGAAGAGTTGCGAGGGAAGACCCGGGTTCTTGTCACAAACcagcttcattttcttcctcaagTCGATCGAATCATTTTGGTTCATGAAGGAATGGTCAAAGAGGAGGGGACTTTTGAGGAGCTCTCTAAAAGCGGGGTACTGTTCCAGAAACTTATGGAGAATGCAGGAAGAATGGAGGAACAAACAGAAGAGGACGAGGAGGGCAGGAAGACAAATGTAAAGGAGAAAACATCCAAACCAGCAACTAACAGCATTGTTAATGAATTGCCAAAAGATCAAGGCCGTGGGAAGAGAGGTAAAGGAGGGAAGTCGGTGCTTATTAAGCAAGAGGAACGGGTAACGGGCATCATGAGTTGGAAAGTTCTGATGAGGTACTAAATTGCATTACATGAAACTCCATCTTCTAATGCTTGTTGCGTAGACAGATTATTTACAGAAAAGGCTTAATTGTGGATAAGAAATTCATGAcctgaaatttttcttgaaCTCTACAGTGGAACTATGGTTCAAATAAGCCAATTAAATGACCTCAAACATACATGTGATATCTTTGAGCAAAGAGTTCAAGTAAGTCCGCGTAACACCTAAGACTATGGAACCTAAGACTATGGAGGCAATACTCATGTAGTGTAAGTATGCGCAACATTTCTTTCTCACTGTCACTTGACATCACTCAAAACACGGTCTCTAAGTTGCTTTTTCTGTAATGCTTAGGTTTTCTCTCTGCGATAAATATGTTTCATGTGTATCATTAAATGCTTATAAACACCTAAGGTCCATGCAGTTGCCTATTCCTTTTTGTTGATAACCCcgaggctttttttttcctggtaaATTGCTGTTTTCCCTCATTTGTTGTCTGGACTCAATTAATCTGCATGACATAGAATTACATAGCAATAATGATATTTATCTGCGACATTCATATtaactgattttctttttaggtACAAAGGGGCACTGGGAGGCCTGTCGGTGGTGGCAGTACTCTTTATTTGCTATATTTCAACTGAAGTTCTTCGAATTTCAAGGAGTACATGGTTGAGTTTCTGGACAGATCAAAGCACTTCAGAGAACTACAGACCAGGATTCTACATATTGGTCTATGCACTCCTGTCATTTGGTCAGGTACATCAAAATTCAGTACATGGATCTCCTCTCCAAGTGTACTATCTTTTATGTGGTAGCTTGTGCTTCTATACTTTTTTCTGATTATTGATGAAATGGGAAAGCCACATTCTTAGTCCTTGAGTTCGGATTACTACTACTTGTTCATATATAGTGCGGAAACAATAATGTAATTATAGAGAAAATCTGAGTTATCAAACCTCGTAATGGACTACTTGCTAACATTTCTATTTTTGTAGACTTTGGCATTTTAGCGTCTTTGGTGGATGTGGGTATATATGTCAACTGAAGGGTAGGTCTTTCTAGCAACTTCCGTGATGACGACTCCTGTGTTTCTGTGAACCAGGTGACCGTGACATTCACTAATGCTTATTGGTTGATTATCTCGAGTCTTCGTGCGGCAAAAAGATTGCATGATTCTATGCTCCAGTCTTTATTAAGTGCTCCAATGCTTTTCTTTCACACCAACCCAATGGGAAGAATAATCAACAGGTTTGCCAAGGATCTAGGTGACATAGATCGCAATGTCGCCCAATTTGTAAACATGTTCATGGGCCAAGTCTGGCAGCTACTTTCGACTTTTGTGCTTATAGGAATTGTGAGCACAATCTCTCTTTGGGTCATAATGCCCCTGTTGATCTTGTTTTATGCAGCCTATCTGTATTACCAGGTGAGCAGATTTGTTCGGGCTATAATGCTTTTTCATACAAAATGACATGTTCTCTGCTACCTACGGCCACAATTGCCAAGCCTTCTCACACTAAGTGGGGAAGGCTATTTTCTTCTGCTACATAAGCTGACAATTTCATgttgtattttcattttttgtgatgcTTGTGACACTATGCACAGCCATTCAGATGTTTCACAGTGGAAATTCTGAAAGACAATTTCCATAATCCTTCTACAGTAGAAAGGaacactttttttctttttatgaaacAGTGATTAAGTAATAAGCACCGATGGCTCAgaatgaaaatttcttttagccatctttttgtcatttttttggcCAGAGGGGGCGTTAATCATCAAGGCTAACAGTAGATCCTTTTAATCGCTTGATAGCATTACACCTCTTGTTCTATCGCAAGTTTCGTCCTCTACTCGTAGCTGAGTCCATTAGAAGTTTGGATGCGATTGTCTTTCTAATTGTTTGCCTTGTGGTTGTCAACAGACTACATCTCGTGAAGTGAAACGTTTGAATTCAATTACCAGATCTCCAGTTTATGCACAATTCGGAGAAGCGTTGAATGGCTTGTCCAGTATACGTGCATATAAAGCATATGGTAGGTTGGCCACCATTAACGCCAAGGCCATGGACAATAATATCAGATTCACCCTTGTCAGTATCAGTTCCAACCGTTGGCTCACCATAAGGTTGGAGACTTTAGGAGGCATAATGATATGGTTGACAGCGACATTTGCAGTCAAGCAGACTGGAAAAGCGGAAAACCGAGCAGCGTTTGCTTCAACTATGGGTCTCCTCCTCAGCTACACTTTGAATATAACGAGCCTTTTGAGCGGTGTTCTGAGACAAGCAAGCAGAGCTGAGAATAGTCTAAATTCCGTAGAGCGTGTGGGTGTGTACATAGAATTGCCTTCCGAGGCTCCAGCTATAACAGAGAGCAGCCAGCCCCCTCCTGGCTGGCCGTCATCGGGATCAATTAAATTTGAAGATGTGGTCCTTCGTTACAGACCTGAACTTCCTCCCGTGTTGCATGGATTGTCCTTTTCAGTAGCACCCCGCGAGAAACTGGGAATAGTTGGAAGAACCGGTGCTGGAAAATCTAGCATGATAAATGCCTTGTTCCGAATTGTCGAGCTGGAAAAGGGAAGAATCTTGATAGATGGGTGCAACACTTCCAAGATGGGACTCGAAGATCTGCGGAAAGTCCTTAGCATCATACCTCAATCACCAGTTCTTTTCTCAGGTGGGCACTGTGAAATTCTTTTAACACCTTAGCTTGTTTGTTAAAACAGCTTCATTATTCCCTCCACTGTTCCCCTCAACCTCTGTGATATTCCATAGAAAGGTCTGCTGACATGATCATGTCCGTCTGCTCAGTGGTTGATTTTGCTATCTCCTCAAACAAATTCATAGCCGAGAGTTTTCTTTCTCACTTATTATGGCCAATATTGGAGCTCCCAAACTCTTAATTCTTGAAGAAAGCATCGGTTCACAAGAGCTACATACAGTTCTTGCAATCCAATTCTTTACCCAACTACTCTTGGACAGTATCTTTCTTTTTGACCTGAGCAATCTGCTGACAAGTCCTAATCAGTTCAAATGTCTTAATTCACTGTCCTTCTACCTTAATGCGTTTCTGAGGAACATTTTGGATAAGAATGAGCAATTTTCTGTTTGTGTTCTGTCTGACATTTCATGTGAAAAGGGCTACAATATGAATCGCAGCTGGGCACATTGAACCCCATTACTATGAACTGAGAAGCTTCTACAGTATATACCACATAACCTTTAGATTCCATTGTTTGTGAAGACTAAATATCATCTCAaatagtttctttcttttcaattttgtgtAGGAACTGTGAGATTTAATCTCGACCCTTTCAATGAACATAATGACGCTGACCTCTGGGAGGCTCTGGAGAGAGCGCATTTGAAGGATGTCATCAGGAGGAACTCTTATGGCCTGGATACTGAGGTAAGCTTTCGTAAAGTTACTAGATGTGAAATGTTAATGAAGGGATCATTGCAGTCCCTATTGAATTCGGGTTTATGCTGACGAAACTATTGGAAGTTACCTAACAATGTTAAGGGGGAAAATTATTCAAGTTTTGAAAATTGTCTCGTCAAGGACAAGGATTATTAGAAGATGTCTAATGCATGCAAGTGTTGAGATAGTGACAACAACAGTTGACTAGGTTAATGGCCTTCggcagagaaagagaagaatcgAGTTGAACTGATAGAAGGTAGGCGACATGAGTTAGTATTCAGCAAAAAAGTTTGACATGCATATGCAATGCATTCTCAGCAAAGCACCATCCAGGAAATACAAGCATTTGGAAGCACGAATTATATAGTTAAATTTAGCATGTAAGTTGAAGGAGATGTGCACTAGATTGGTCAGAAAGAAATAGTAATAATCTTGTTTGTATGGTTATAACTACTTTTGCTCGAATGCTCAGCTTGCACTACGGTTAAGCTCATCGCACTGGAGAAATCTCTGAATTGAGACTAATTTTATGATACCTGCAGAATTTCCATAAAATGCATAACGTCCCGCCTTTTGAACTAAATTACAGACCACAAGCAAGAGTAAAAGAGCCTCCAGTCTGGGCAGGACTTGGTGGTATAGCGAGCAGACATTGGAATTGTTTTACCTGCGAAAAGAACTGAAGCGTCCCTTGTATAACGTTTTCTCAATACATAACATATTATAGTGTCTGAAGTCTTAACTGAAGTTGAGATGTCAACTTATGTATGTGTTTGGACTTGTCTATATGCAAGTGGCTGATGTAATGCTCTGCATTATTCTGTTGGCTTTAAAATGTATCCTGTGGGTTCTTTCTAATTAGTTAAGAAAGACGATCGATATTGATGTTGCCTGTGTCCTGTCAAGGTTTCTGAGGGCGGAGAGAACTTCAGTGTCGGACAGAGGCAACTGCTGTGTCTTGCTCGAGCATTACTAAGAAGATCAAAGATTCTTGTTCTGGATGAAGCAACTGCAGCCGTCGATGTTAGGACCGATGCTCTCATCCAGAAAACCATCCGTGAAGAATTCAACTACTGCACAATGCTCATCATTGCTCACAGACTTAACACTATCATTGACACCGACCGAATTCTTGTGCTTGATGCCGGCCAAGTATGTTCTTACATTGCTATTCATCATGCACACATCTGTACAAGCAAGAAATGCATATTAATGGTTTGTCATCATGAATATGTAAAAGTGAAAACCACTCTTATCTCTGAAGTATGATTGTTATGGAGCTTgacacttttgaaaaataagaactGAAATTAACCATCTCATTTGATTCAACATAAAAGGACCGTGACTCaccaatgaaaatattcaagtaTTCGAATGCCATTGCTTTTACATTTCTAATTGTTGTATCGATTGCGATGCTTTCAACTTTCACTTCAGGTAGCAGAACACGATACTCCAGAGAATCTGCTGTCAAACGAAGCGAGCGCATTCTCTAAGATGGTTCAAAGCACGGGTTCTGCCAATGCGCAGTATCTACATGGCTTAGTCCTCCAAAGGAAAGAGAGTAGGTTACGGATGGAAGCGAAACGTCCAGACAGCGAGAGACGACGATCCGCCTCTTCCTACTGGGCTGCCACTGCCAATGTTGCTCTAGCGGTCAGCCTCAATTCCAACAATGCCCTACAGATTTTGAACATCGAGGACGATGACAACAGCAACGACAACATCCTTAAGAGAACAAAAGATGCAGTTATAACCCTTCAGGGTATCTTGGAAGGGAAGCACAACGAAGATATAGAAAATGCTTTGTACAATTATCAAGTTTCTGCTGATAGCTGGTGGTCTGCTCTCTACAAGATAGTCGAAGGTTAGTGCTTCATTCTTGCACATACCTTATTCTATATTTCAATTAGGCTTTCCGCTCGCTTAAGGTTGAGATTGAGGGTACTTGGACCTTCAAAATATGAGGTTGTTCCTGCTTAGAGAAACGACAAAGATCATATGTTATCTACTTTTTGTTCTTATGTATCCTTTCCTGCATTTTCACTCGAAAGTTGCATCTAATTGCTCTTCCTTCATGCAGGTCTAGGTTTGATGAGCAGACTGGCTGATGGTAGATACGAACGACTAGAGCACGAGTTTGGAGACAACTCAGATTGGGATGCTGTGGAAATGTTATAAAAGAAGTGGAGACGTTAACCCAATTCTTCATTTCTAATCGAAGGATTTTACATGCGAAGCCGAAAGCAGAGATATTGCGCTCAGTGGAGAACAATCTTGAATCTGTACATGCGTACGTACTTCTATCAATGTATCATTTATATTTCCCGAAACTGAGCTAAGGTTAAATCTTCCCCCAAGTTTGGTTATGCTCAGTATTAGCGTACTCTTACACCAGTGAATGTGCAGGAAGCCATTAAGCAGGCGATAATTCTTCTTCATGCTTGCTTATTAGTTTCAGTACGAGCATGTGAAAATTCAAACTATTCAATTGGACTCTGAGAATCCAGGATCAGAGCTTGGCTAACCTCACCAAATGGAAGTATTTTATATTAGCCTTCTGTTCAACTTGTCTATGTATTTTTGTACATGATTCAGAGTATAACACGTGATGCTTCTCGTAAGTCTTAGGTAACTTCTTTGTAGGCCTTGAATTTCATTACAGTGCATGAATCTCGTAAGTGTGATAGATTATGATACCTCTTGATTCAAAGCATAAAGGCCCTCTCTGTATTATAGTCGATTCAATGTATACTAGTGAATCTTCTCGGAAGTCTTACTAGTATACCTTGAATTTCCGTGCAACATAAGAATCTGGAAAGTGTGATAGACAACGAATCCTCTTGGTTGCGAAATTACAAAAGCCCTTGCTTACATCAAAATGCGATTTGATGAAGAACAAGAATAAAGCAGGAGTGAAGGGGTCAAAATCTTTAACTTTAGTTTGTAAAATCATTTAGATCTACGCTTGTGACGTTTTTCGCTTTCTAGAAgacataaaaaatcaataaaacaaaagaTGAGAATATGTAACGAAAAACTGGAACGAAACCATATCTTTGGCTATTGGAACGTTGGTTATGTGGATGAATTGAAGCAAGAGTATCACCAAGTTAGACCTGATGATCATCCTTGCGGCCCGAACCGACCCTCGAATTTGATCATTTAAGGTGGTTCCAGGGTTCAAGCTCATGTTCGAGCTTCACTTTGCTTTGGCACAACCTGTCAGTAGTCCACCTAAATCAACTAGAAATACTGATCCATGAACTTACATAATAAGCTTATGGCAATGGCTATGAACAGCACTAGCAGCGTAACACAAAGATATGAAGCATTGCTTCCAAGGTGGTCGCGTAGATACGGTGGTGCCGGTGGTTGGGCTCGGTACTGAAGGGGATCCGGCTGGCGTGAGGTCAGGCTGGTGGAAGTTTCACTGATTGCGACCCATAATTTTCCATCCTGAGAGCAATGGTTACTTACTGTTAGCAAAGGTGTGGACGAAGCAATACTTGCCGGCATTGTCAAGGGAAAGGGTGTTgcggttgttgttgttgttgttgtcgtcaTCGTTGTCACCCTTTGCCTCGTTCACGTTGAAGTTGAACATTGCAAAAATAAAGGAAGATCGTCGGCATTGTATTCTTTCTTAAGGGAAAAGATTAAATCAGATTATCAGACAGTACAATCTTTCATTTCTTGATCTCATGTTTCTTTGtccgaaaaaaaagaaaagatcgaAATTCTTTCTTACGTGTTGAAGGATAACAATATGCCGGCGACAATATCTTTCCTGGTAATTCATactgttttgttttttggggcCATGGTACTTGATACGATTGAGATCACTGTACATCAAATTGCACTTGTTATTTGGACTTCTTACAAGACAGCTTCCAACGATGGGTGGAGAAAAATATGCCACACTTGTTAATCACCATCGGTGTAAAAGAATCTGTAGCCTTTATTCATTTGATAGAAAGAATTCTGAGTTGCTAGTTTCGATTTAGGAGCCATTTAGCTTTAAGATCGCGTAATAATGAAAGTTTGCAGTGTCGTTGGATTTGCCGAAAGTCGATTTAGAGTTACTGTTTTGCCGGGGATGAATTTTTTGAACTCTTACGCGCGTTGCCAGAACAGTTTCGAGGTTCCTGTGTTTGTCATTGATTTTCGCCCTGTCTACTACCATCTTCGGCTTGGCAAAGCTTAGGGTCTCATAAAATTTCGAAGGAGTTTTCTTTTGATAGTAAGCTCGCTTGAATTTGAGTTCGGTGTAGAGAAATATGATGCGTTAAAGTTCGTCGCTCGAGTGGTTGTTCATTGCACGAGTGGTTGTTGTCGCTCGAATTGGAAAGCAAAGTGGCCATTCATGAGGTTCTGTCAACCCATAGTGAACGATATGATCtcaaaaatttgaattgattaTTTCTGGATTCCTTACAAAAGGAATTGCAAAAAGCTGCATGTGTTAGTTACTTTAT
The sequence above is drawn from the Rhodamnia argentea isolate NSW1041297 chromosome 9, ASM2092103v1, whole genome shotgun sequence genome and encodes:
- the LOC115726799 gene encoding ABC transporter C family member 12-like isoform X5; translated protein: MGFERLEWYCRTAANGIWARSAFGTYTPCAVDSFVISISHLVLLGLCCYRIWLIKRASKAQKYCLRLKCYNYLLGLVSFYCTAEPLLRLVMGFSVFNLDGQTSLLPHEMVSLTIESLAWCSILVMIGLEMHIYIWEFRWHVQFGLIYVMVGEAVMLNLILLKRDNYQHHRSVLYLYISKVFCQVLFGILILVYVPNLVPYQGYTIIHAEPLDSVEYEALPGEEQVCPERHVNIFSRIYFLWMTPLMLRGYKRPITEKDVWKLDSWDQTETLYKRFAFQKCWAKESQRPKPWLLRALNSSLGGRFWLGGFFKIGTDLSRFAGPTLLNHLLQSMQRGDPAWIGYIYAFSIFVGVSFGVLCEAQYFQNSFRTGFRLRSTLVAAIFRKSLRLTHEGRKKFQSGKITNMITTDANAIQQICQQLHNLWSAPFRIVIAMVLLYQQLGVASLLGSLMLVLMIPLQTVIISKMRKLTKEGLQWTDKRVSLMNEILAAMDTVKCYAWEKSFQSRVQEIRIEELSWFRRAQLLAAFNSFILNSIPVIVTVVSFGTFTLLGGDLTPARAFTSLSLFAVLRFPLNMLPNLMSQVVTANVSLQRMEELFLTEERILVPNPPIEPGQPVISIKDGNFSWDSKAEKPTLSNINLDIPFGSLVAIVGGTGEGKTSLISAMLGELPPVSNASVTIRGTVAYVPQVSWIFNATVRDNILFGSEFEQERYWKAVSVTELEHDLDVLPGRDLTEIGERGVNISGGQKQRVSMARAVYSNSDVYIFDDPLSALDAHVGRQVFNSCIKEELRGKTRVLVTNQLHFLPQVDRIILVHEGMVKEEGTFEELSKSGVLFQKLMENAGRMEEQTEEDEEGRKTNVKEKTSKPATNSIVNELPKDQGRGKRGKGGKSVLIKQEERVTGIMSWKVLMRYKGALGGLSVVAVLFICYISTEVLRISRSTWLSFWTDQSTSENYRPGFYILVYALLSFGQVTVTFTNAYWLIISSLRAAKRLHDSMLQSLLSAPMLFFHTNPMGRIINRFAKDLGDIDRNVAQFVNMFMGQVWQLLSTFVLIGIVSTISLWVIMPLLILFYAAYLYYQTTSREVKRLNSITRSPVYAQFGEALNGLSSIRAYKAYGRLATINAKAMDNNIRFTLVSISSNRWLTIRLETLGGIMIWLTATFAVKQTGKAENRAAFASTMGLLLSYTLNITSLLSGVLRQASRAENSLNSVERVGVYIELPSEAPAITESSQPPPGWPSSGSIKFEDVVLRYRPELPPVLHGLSFSVAPREKLGIVGRTGAGKSSMINALFRIVELEKGRILIDGCNTSKMGLEDLRKVLSIIPQSPVLFSGTVRFNLDPFNEHNDADLWEALERAHLKDVIRRNSYGLDTEVSEGGENFSVGQRQLLCLARALLRRSKILVLDEATAAVDVRTDALIQKTIREEFNYCTMLIIAHRLNTIIDTDRILVLDAGQVAEHDTPENLLSNEASAFSKMVQSTGSANAQYLHGLVLQRKESRLRMEAKRPDSERRRSASSYWAATANVALAVSLNSNNALQILNIEDDDNSNDNILKRTKDAVITLQGILEGKHNEDIENALYNYQVSADSWWSALYKIVEGLGLMSRLADGRYERLEHEFGDNSDWDAVEML
- the LOC115726799 gene encoding ABC transporter C family member 12-like isoform X2 gives rise to the protein MGFELLDWYCQPVGNGIWARTVDSAFGAYTPCAIDSLVISISHLVLLALCCYRIWLIKRTSKVQRYHLRSKCYNYMLGLLSCYCAAEPLLRLVMGFPVFDLDGQTSLLPYEMVSLTIESLAWCSMLVMISLEMHIYVREFRWYVRFGLIYVLVGEAVMLNLILSMRDHYQHHGSALYLFISTVFCQVLYGILLFVYVPNLDPCPGYTTIPPEPLDSVEYEALPGEEQICPERHVNIFSRIYFGWMTPLMQQGYKRPITEMDVWKLDSWDQTETLIKRFQKCWAKESQRPKPWLLRALNSSLGGRFWLGGFFKIGSDLSQFVGPTLLNHLLQSMQRGDPAWIGYVYAFSILVGVSLGVLCEAQYLQNSLRTGFRLRSTLVAAIFRKSLRLTHEGRKKFQSGKITNMITTDANAIQQICQQLHNLWSAPFRIVIAMVLLYQQLGVASLLGSLMLVLMIPLQTVIISKMRKLTKEGLQWTDKRVSLMNEILAAMDTVKCYAWEKSFQSRVQEIRIEELSWFRRAQLLAAFNSFILNSIPVIVTVVSFGTFTLLGGDLTPARAFTSLSLFAVLRFPLNMLPNLMSQVVTANVSLQRMEELFLTEERILVPNPPIEPGQPVISIKDGNFSWDSKAEKPTLSNINLDIPFGSLVAIVGGTGEGKTSLISAMLGELPPVSNASVTIRGTVAYVPQVSWIFNATVRDNILFGSEFEQERYWKAVSVTELEHDLDVLPGRDLTEIGERGVNISGGQKQRVSMARAVYSNSDVYIFDDPLSALDAHVGRQVFNSCIKEELRGKTRVLVTNQLHFLPQVDRIILVHEGMVKEEGTFEELSKSGVLFQKLMENAGRMEEQTEEDEEGRKTNVKEKTSKPATNSIVNELPKDQGRGKRGKGGKSVLIKQEERVTGIMSWKVLMRYKGALGGLSVVAVLFICYISTEVLRISRSTWLSFWTDQSTSENYRPGFYILVYALLSFGQVTVTFTNAYWLIISSLRAAKRLHDSMLQSLLSAPMLFFHTNPMGRIINRFAKDLGDIDRNVAQFVNMFMGQVWQLLSTFVLIGIVSTISLWVIMPLLILFYAAYLYYQTTSREVKRLNSITRSPVYAQFGEALNGLSSIRAYKAYGRLATINAKAMDNNIRFTLVSISSNRWLTIRLETLGGIMIWLTATFAVKQTGKAENRAAFASTMGLLLSYTLNITSLLSGVLRQASRAENSLNSVERVGVYIELPSEAPAITESSQPPPGWPSSGSIKFEDVVLRYRPELPPVLHGLSFSVAPREKLGIVGRTGAGKSSMINALFRIVELEKGRILIDGCNTSKMGLEDLRKVLSIIPQSPVLFSGTVRFNLDPFNEHNDADLWEALERAHLKDVIRRNSYGLDTEVSEGGENFSVGQRQLLCLARALLRRSKILVLDEATAAVDVRTDALIQKTIREEFNYCTMLIIAHRLNTIIDTDRILVLDAGQVAEHDTPENLLSNEASAFSKMVQSTGSANAQYLHGLVLQRKESRLRMEAKRPDSERRRSASSYWAATANVALAVSLNSNNALQILNIEDDDNSNDNILKRTKDAVITLQGILEGKHNEDIENALYNYQVSADSWWSALYKIVEGLGLMSRLADGRYERLEHEFGDNSDWDAVEML